A single region of the Vicia villosa cultivar HV-30 ecotype Madison, WI linkage group LG4, Vvil1.0, whole genome shotgun sequence genome encodes:
- the LOC131594394 gene encoding probable protein phosphatase 2C 8, which yields MSEIAETHNKREADSENKDELSASKKSRTESSENNASKEVSFRIEADAAEDKGLRHSMEDEWVVLLDAARDYPGSLRCAHFAIYDGHGGRLAAEYAQKHLHGNVLAAGLPRELLDVKTAKRSILDGFRKTDESLLQASTEGGWQDGATAVCVWVLGQKAFVANVGDAKAVLARSVLSVGSQNNSDKVDALKAIVLTREHKPIFPQERSRIQKAGGVVSSNGRLQGRLEVSRAFGDRQFKKVGLVATPDIHSFDLTDRDHFIILGCDGLWGVFGPSDAVDFVQKLLNEGLSVTVVSRRLIREAVRERRCKDNCTAVVIVFKRN from the exons atgaGCGAAATTGCAGAGACTCACAACAAGCGCGAAGCTGATTCAGAAAACAAAGACGAACTTTCTGCATCGAAGAAGTCAAGGACTGAATCTTCGGAAAACAATGCTTCAAAGGAAGTATCTTTCCGCATTGAAGCAGACGCGGCTGAAGATAAAGGATTGCGACATTCCATGGAAGATGAATGGGTTGTTCTTCTCGACGCAGCTCGAGATTACCCTGGGAGTTTgag ATGTGCTCACTTTGCAATTTATGATGGACATGGAGGCCGGTTAGCTGCGGAATATGCTCAGAAGCATTTGCATGGAAATGTTCTTGCAGCAGGATTACCACGTGAGTTG TTGGATGTAAAGACTGCTAAAAGATCTATACTTGATG gttttcgtaaaactgatgagtcTCTTCTTCAAGCAAGTACTGAAG GAGGATGGCAAGATGGCGCTACAGCTGTATGTGTTTGGGTATTGGGACAAAAA GCTTTTGTCGCAAATGTAGGAGATGCCAAAGCAGTTTTAGCTCGGTCAGTTTTATCTGTTGGATCCCAAAATAACTCAGACAAAGTCGATGCTCTCAAGGCCATTGTTTTGACGAGAGAACACAAACCTATATTCCCACAGGAGCGTTCACGCATTCAGAAG GCTGGTGGTGTTGTGAGCTCAAATGGACGATTACAAGGACGTCTTGAAGTATCTAGGGCTTTTGGAGATCGGCAATTCAAAAAG GTGGGTCTTGTTGCAACCCCAGATATCCATTCATTCGACCTTACTGATAGAGATCATTTCATAATTCTTGGTTGTGATGGATTGTGGGGG GTTTTTGGTCCTAGTGATGCTGTTGATTTTGTTCAGAAGTTGTTGAAT GAGGGACTATCTGTAACAGTTGTGAGCCGCCGTCTAATAAGGGAGGCTGTTCGAGAGCGTCGATGCAAAGATAACTGCACTGCAGTTGTCATTGTATTCAAGCGAAATTAA